One segment of Lachancea thermotolerans CBS 6340 chromosome E complete sequence DNA contains the following:
- a CDS encoding KLTH0E00418p (conserved hypothetical protein), whose product MSNPESFRELCRKEIHTGPTSGVLPGYIQANLLILPKCVAESFEDLCTRNPVACPILSKTEGRPQFLRNHASLIKQGTFDIRTDFPRYNVYSRGKLVQQKNNCVNEWSSDHVGFLIGCSFTFEHALEKAGLVPKNVLYNKNVSMFRTTKFLDSAGIFHQCPYVVSMRPYKLTEVEIVREITRKFKKTHGEPLDWGYDGAKRLGI is encoded by the coding sequence ATGTCAAATCCTGAGTCCTTCAGAGAGCTTTGTCGTAAAGAAATTCACACTGGGCCGACGTCAGGCGTGTTACCAGGGTATATTCAAGCAAATTTGCTGATATTGCCCAAATGTGTAGctgaaagttttgaagatctttgTACCAGAAACCCTGTAGCCTGCCCAattctctcaaaaactgaaggTAGGCCCCAATTTCTCAGAAATCACGCCAGCCTCATTAAACAGGGCACGTTTGATATCCGCACCGATTTCCCACGGTACAACGTCTACTCAAGAGGCAAACTCGTGCAGCAAAAGAACAATTGCGTTAATGAATGGTCCAGCGACCATGTTGGTTTTCTTATAGGGTGCTCCTTCACTTTTGAACATGCATTGGAAAAGGCCGGGCTTGTGCCGAAAAATGTCCTTTACAATAAAAACGTGTCCATGTTTAGGACTACCAAGTTCCTTGACTCAGCCGGGATTTTTCACCAATGCCCTTACGTGGTAAGCATGAGACCCTATAAACTAACGGAAGTTGAAATCGTGAGAGAAATAACcagaaagttcaaaaagacgcATGGAGAACCTCTCGACTGGGGCTATGACGGGGCAAAACGCCTGGGAATATAA